The DNA region GAGCAGCAGGCCAACGTGCGCCAGCACATTGTCGCTAATCGTCTTTTTTGAAGCGTGCGCGCTCAGTGTCAGCATCACGACGATACAGCCAGGACCAGCGGTGACGGGGAAGGTGAGCGGATAGAAGGCTCCCTGCTCAAGGCTGTTGCTCTTGGCCTCCTCGTCGCTTTCTACCTCTTCGTGCGCTTCTTCGACCGTAGCTTGTGGGTCCTTTTCGTTTAAAAGAGACCAGCCCATCGCGGCCAGAACAAACCCTCCCGATACCTGCACGATGGGCAGCGAGATGCTGAAAAAGCTGAGCAGTGCAGAGCCAAGCAGCTCAATAATGGCGAAGAAGAGGATTGTGTTAATCGCAATGCGACGCGCAAGCGAGCGATAGATCTTGGGTGAGACAACGCCCACGAGTCCAAGAAAGACCAGCGCTGAGCCGAGCGGGTTGACGACCGGCAACAATGCGCTGAACCCAAAGGCAAAGAATTTCCAAAGCAGAACCATAGCTCTTGCTCCAAACGTAATCCAGCTCTGTAGCTTTTCTTGAACGATAGTCTATAGGGACATGGGCCCAGTGGTGCTCTTACGCCTTGCGTCCGACGGCGATATCTTTGACCTCGGCCGGAAGCGCTCCAGTCTTCAGCTTCGAGCTTGTAACCAGAAAGACTGCCAGCAGGATCGATGCCATCCCGATATATTCCACCATCACGAAGCGTTCATGAATAAAGATTGCCCCAAGAATAACGGCAATGACAGGGTTGACGTAAGCATAGGTTGTGACCTTCGAGACGGCTACATGGTTCAGCAGGTAAATATAGGCCGTATAGCCGGTCAGCGAGCCGAAGATCACAAGGTAGAAGATGGAGGACCATGCCTCCACATCCCAATGCGAGCCGCGATAGCCGCCTGAGGCGAACATGATGCCGGTATTGAAGATGCCCCCGAAGAGCATCTGCCAGCCTGCTGCCGCAAACCCGCTGATTGCCATGGTCGAGCGGCGCGAGATGATGGAACCAGCCGTCCAGCAGAACGCACCGGTAAGAATGATGACTGTCGCAATAATCTGCCGCGAGTCGCCATGGAAGCTGTTACGCAGGCTAGGAGAGACCAGAAACGCCAGGCCCAGAAAGCCGATGATGATTCCGATCCAACCGCGGGAAGGAAGACCTTCGCCATTGGGAAGAAACATCTCGATCAGGGCGGCAAACAGTGGGATTCCCGCCACCAGAAGAGCAGCCAAACCGGTTGAAAGATAGAGCTCCGACCAGAGAACAGCCGAGTTGCCGCAACCCAGCATGAGCACGCCGATGATTGCCAGCAGGCCGAATTCGCGCAGGGTTGGCCACATCCGCACCCTGCGAATGGCGCAGATAGCAAGCAGGATGGAGCCGGAGATCAGGAAGCGGGTGCTGGCTATGACGAATGGCGGTAACTCATTCAATCCATAGCGAATAGCCAGGTAGGTCGAACCCCAGAAAAAGTAAACACAGATAAAAGAGACGAGGATTCGTGTGCTATTGGACGAGCTTTGCGTAGAGGGGAGCACATCTCTATCCTACGACGCGGGCAGCATTGGCCCGCTTATTTTCGTCAGCGGCCATTGAGGTAGTAAAGTGCCGGTTCCTCTTTTCGGAACAAGTCTCTTCTGTGCAAAGGACTGGTCCTGTCCGGCGGAGAAAGGCGTTACATCCTCTCCGCCGGACAAGCGCTGCAGCGATTAGAGGTGCGGTTGTACTTGCTCGACGTCGGTGGTTTGGCAGGTGTTCGGCGCTTCTTTGCAGATTCGGCACTGGTGGCAGAAGCTGCGATTCAGCAGATGCGCTGTAATCAGCAGCATTGAGCCGCCTATGCTAAGGATGAGTTCCGTTGCAAGGTGAAGGGTTTCGCCCTTCCACGCGACGAACAGGATGAGGAACATGCCGGCTGCGATCAGAGCAAGCAGCGGTTTGCGCCGATGCACCCTATAGCCGGGAACGAATCCGGCAAATCCAAAGAGGACGATGCCGATGGCGAGCCAGCGATGAAAGGATGCGTCTCCGGGAAGGTAGGGAATGATGTCTGGAAAAAGGCTGATGACGACAGGAGTGAGCAGGCAATGAACCATGCAAACTGCCGAAGCGGTAGCACCGGCGATGTCTGCATGACGATGCAAGCGAGAGAGGGACACAGATGAAGATGCGATGACAAGCTCCTAAATACGTTCGGTTCAGGTGGAGTAATAACTGGAAAATGGAAGCTCAGAAAAAACACAGCTTGGCGAGACGGCTGACCTGTCCATGGTCCAGCCGTCTCACGAGCCTTGTTTTTTAGAAGTTGAGCGTTACCTGTCCGCTTACCGTTCTTGGCGAAACGAAGTGCGTTCCGCTGAACGTCGAGAGGAAGTTGTACAGCGCATATTTATTGGTCACATTCACCGCAGTCACGCTCAGGTTGGTCTTGAACCGATCGCGGCGCAGAATGTTATCCCATCCGGCAGCCATGTCGAACATCGTGCGCGGAGCGACACGCGGTGGATTGCGGTCATCGTTCTCTGTTCCCGGCTTGGGCAATGACAGCAGAGGCGATGAAAGCTCTCCTGTCGGGCAGCTTGTCAACGGCGCGGTGCGGGTAGCCTGCACATTACCGCAGCGCAGTAGAATCTGCGACTGCTGATCCGCCGTCAGGTATGTCAAATCAGTAGGAGTTACACCATTATCAATCGGTGCATTGCCTGCCACCAGGCCGCTCTCATATCGCCACGTAATTCCATACCAGGGCCCTTGCGGCTTTGGCTGGTACTGCATATGCGTGGATTGCTGAAATGCCTGATCGTGATCGATGCGGAACGGTACGCCAGCAGGCACAGGAGATTGGTTGAACAGAATGCCGCCAACCTCCGGCCCGAAGAAGCGCGACCGCGTATGGCCAAGCACCGAATAGGCCGAGATTCCATGCGTC from Edaphobacter dinghuensis includes:
- a CDS encoding MerC domain-containing protein, whose amino-acid sequence is MSLSRLHRHADIAGATASAVCMVHCLLTPVVISLFPDIIPYLPGDASFHRWLAIGIVLFGFAGFVPGYRVHRRKPLLALIAAGMFLILFVAWKGETLHLATELILSIGGSMLLITAHLLNRSFCHQCRICKEAPNTCQTTDVEQVQPHL
- a CDS encoding MarC family protein, whose amino-acid sequence is MVLLWKFFAFGFSALLPVVNPLGSALVFLGLVGVVSPKIYRSLARRIAINTILFFAIIELLGSALLSFFSISLPIVQVSGGFVLAAMGWSLLNEKDPQATVEEAHEEVESDEEAKSNSLEQGAFYPLTFPVTAGPGCIVVMLTLSAHASKKTISDNVLAHVGLLLAVIVLSALVYVCYAYAPQITSKISPSTAHGILRVVAFLLLCIGVQIAWNGASALLATVLQHR
- a CDS encoding EamA family transporter, with the protein product MLPSTQSSSNSTRILVSFICVYFFWGSTYLAIRYGLNELPPFVIASTRFLISGSILLAICAIRRVRMWPTLREFGLLAIIGVLMLGCGNSAVLWSELYLSTGLAALLVAGIPLFAALIEMFLPNGEGLPSRGWIGIIIGFLGLAFLVSPSLRNSFHGDSRQIIATVIILTGAFCWTAGSIISRRSTMAISGFAAAGWQMLFGGIFNTGIMFASGGYRGSHWDVEAWSSIFYLVIFGSLTGYTAYIYLLNHVAVSKVTTYAYVNPVIAVILGAIFIHERFVMVEYIGMASILLAVFLVTSSKLKTGALPAEVKDIAVGRKA